Proteins encoded in a region of the Inquilinus sp. KBS0705 genome:
- a CDS encoding Crp/Fnr family transcriptional regulator, which produces MKETRNGCDLKSCYLCTHCVDDWRPAIAASRKNFFIKKSQRIFNEGDAVTGIYFIFSGKVKVHKRWDSDKEIILRFAQAGDILGHLGLGNEPVYPVSTTAIEPTVVCFIDLSFFESSLKVNPQLTYSLMKFFANELQESEKRMRNLVHMPVKERIALALLTLKKQFGLNKQGALNIELTRQDLSSFAAVSYETLFKVTNDFIQNNLIVVSGKSISILNEPVLSKVAMENAG; this is translated from the coding sequence ATGAAAGAAACCCGAAACGGTTGTGATTTAAAGAGCTGTTATCTGTGTACCCATTGTGTTGACGACTGGAGGCCGGCTATAGCTGCCAGCCGGAAGAACTTTTTTATCAAAAAAAGCCAGCGGATATTTAACGAAGGCGATGCGGTTACCGGTATTTATTTTATTTTTTCGGGTAAGGTAAAGGTACACAAGCGTTGGGATAGCGATAAAGAAATTATTTTAAGGTTTGCCCAGGCCGGTGATATTTTGGGCCATTTAGGTTTAGGTAACGAGCCTGTTTACCCGGTATCTACCACTGCTATCGAGCCTACCGTGGTGTGTTTTATCGACCTTTCTTTTTTTGAATCATCATTAAAGGTAAATCCGCAACTTACCTATTCGTTGATGAAATTTTTTGCTAACGAACTTCAAGAATCTGAAAAGCGGATGCGTAACCTGGTACATATGCCGGTAAAAGAGCGCATAGCCCTGGCTTTGCTTACACTTAAAAAGCAGTTTGGCCTAAACAAACAAGGCGCCTTAAATATCGAACTTACACGGCAAGACCTTTCGTCTTTTGCCGCGGTATCATACGAAACGCTTTTTAAGGTAACTAATGATTTTATCCAAAATAACCTGATCGTGGTGAGCGGTAAAAGTATTTCTATTTTAAACGAGCCTGTTTTAAGTAAAGTAGCAATGGAAAATGCAGGCTAA
- a CDS encoding PAS domain S-box protein, with product MKIISPYKHPKLLFPTLVFLMVLLLMGILTWQRYLYLKEFRIKELQNKVVEVRDHFRQILNANISLATALSLLYKEDPAFTRFNDAAKDLFLVNKYADITYVTQGFTIKKIYPLEGNQMVMNKSLLTDSFIKKEALLAIANKNILFTGPYALYNGTGMAIAGRLPVWNGGHFQGFVIVITRITTIQRFLNELKDVRYNFQLSKVNPVTKKTELFFSDRNINSSETVSTAIPEGNWQLSISYREGKEPKTALQLLMGMGLLISLSAGVIAYLKVSEKTKLEALVGTRTHELGERVKELSCIYRLNNILQDDKLSMEEALQKIVEILPISWQYPEDCGARICFNERVYLTSNYQKSPFSQQVKFKLLDGREGVVEVVYIKEKPIHDEGPFLKEERNLIDVVADTISIYFNKRIQQQLLSDSEQKFRATFEFAAIGMATIASDGAFLLINPALKRMLSYSDNELFELNAFNISYPEDNEKERELLNDVLSNKINSYQLEKRFYTKSGALLWTSVNMALVRSNEDASYYFIAEIEDINNKIEAEKKYQNIVEQSLVGVYIFQGGQFVYVNPALVQESGYTEEELLLLPQDKYVYKDDLAMVRSNVARREKGEKDTIRYTFRAVKKGGEILWYEIFGATIDFNGKRAVIGTMVNITERQQILDKLRQSEANLRSIFNSTQVGYLVLDYNYKVLDFNHQQYEYYQEATGVKLELGLLFTETIPIEKRKRAVTVFDEVKKTGHPAKYFTSYDFGSTHRHFQIDVTAIITDGEVIGICTATIDITVLKVMELERERVIRRLLKQNQDLQDFSYIISHNVRGPLSSLMGVISLLNDTENTEAEKQFLVSAINESAQKLDVIIHDINDILNLKEELLEEKQELLLQDMVNDIIMEHAVLMTSSGVKINTDFSNAPSINTIPSALKNIFRQLMINGIQHRHPQRVPLISVTSAATIDEVTITFEDHGCGIDLKRHGGKLFKLYEPINIDTAGRGMGLF from the coding sequence ATGAAGATAATTAGCCCTTACAAACACCCAAAATTACTGTTTCCGACGCTTGTATTTTTAATGGTTTTGTTGCTGATGGGTATATTAACGTGGCAGCGGTACCTGTATCTTAAGGAGTTTAGGATCAAGGAGCTACAAAATAAGGTTGTAGAAGTAAGAGATCATTTCAGGCAAATATTGAATGCTAATATTTCATTGGCCACGGCACTGTCGCTGTTATACAAAGAAGACCCGGCTTTTACCCGTTTTAATGATGCGGCTAAGGATTTATTTTTGGTTAATAAATATGCAGATATTACATATGTTACCCAGGGCTTCACCATAAAAAAGATATATCCCTTAGAGGGAAATCAAATGGTGATGAACAAAAGCCTACTGACTGACAGCTTTATAAAAAAGGAAGCGCTTCTCGCAATTGCCAATAAAAATATACTTTTTACAGGCCCTTATGCATTGTATAATGGCACCGGGATGGCGATTGCCGGTAGACTTCCGGTTTGGAACGGTGGGCATTTTCAGGGCTTTGTTATCGTAATTACCCGTATAACTACTATTCAGCGTTTTTTAAACGAACTTAAGGATGTACGCTATAACTTTCAATTATCTAAGGTTAATCCTGTTACCAAAAAAACAGAGTTGTTTTTCAGTGATCGAAATATAAACTCTTCCGAAACGGTATCTACGGCCATTCCCGAAGGTAATTGGCAATTATCAATTAGTTATAGGGAAGGAAAGGAACCTAAAACCGCATTGCAGTTACTGATGGGTATGGGTTTACTGATAAGTTTATCTGCTGGTGTTATAGCGTATCTTAAGGTTAGTGAAAAGACCAAACTGGAAGCATTGGTAGGTACAAGAACACATGAGCTGGGTGAGCGGGTTAAAGAATTATCATGTATTTACCGGTTGAACAATATATTGCAGGATGATAAGCTGTCGATGGAGGAGGCACTGCAAAAAATTGTTGAGATACTCCCAATTAGCTGGCAATATCCTGAGGATTGCGGCGCAAGAATCTGTTTCAACGAGCGGGTGTATTTAACAAGTAATTATCAAAAGAGCCCATTTAGCCAACAGGTTAAATTTAAATTGTTAGATGGCCGCGAAGGTGTGGTAGAAGTAGTTTATATTAAAGAAAAGCCGATTCACGATGAAGGGCCGTTTTTAAAAGAAGAAAGAAACCTTATAGATGTAGTTGCAGATACCATCAGTATATATTTTAACAAGCGTATTCAGCAACAATTGCTTTCAGATTCTGAGCAAAAGTTTAGGGCGACTTTTGAATTTGCCGCGATTGGTATGGCTACAATAGCCAGCGATGGCGCCTTTTTACTGATTAATCCGGCATTAAAGAGAATGTTGAGCTACAGTGATAACGAGCTTTTTGAACTCAATGCTTTTAATATCTCCTATCCGGAGGATAACGAAAAGGAGCGGGAATTATTAAATGATGTACTTTCTAATAAAATCAATTCGTACCAGCTGGAAAAGCGCTTTTATACAAAAAGTGGTGCCTTACTATGGACAAGTGTAAATATGGCACTGGTCAGAAGTAATGAGGATGCTTCGTATTACTTCATTGCAGAAATAGAAGATATCAATAACAAGATCGAGGCAGAAAAAAAATACCAAAATATTGTAGAGCAATCCCTTGTGGGCGTGTACATTTTTCAAGGTGGGCAATTTGTGTATGTTAACCCGGCATTGGTACAGGAGTCTGGTTACACCGAAGAAGAACTGCTTTTATTGCCACAAGATAAGTATGTATATAAAGATGATCTGGCGATGGTTCGTTCAAACGTAGCCCGCCGCGAAAAAGGTGAGAAAGATACCATACGTTACACTTTTAGGGCAGTTAAAAAGGGCGGAGAAATATTGTGGTATGAGATTTTTGGTGCTACTATCGATTTTAATGGAAAACGGGCCGTAATAGGCACGATGGTAAACATCACAGAGCGACAACAGATTTTAGACAAGCTGCGACAGTCTGAGGCTAACTTACGGTCTATATTTAATTCAACGCAAGTTGGTTATTTAGTTTTAGATTACAATTATAAGGTACTCGATTTTAATCATCAGCAGTATGAGTACTATCAAGAAGCGACCGGTGTAAAATTAGAGTTGGGATTATTGTTTACAGAAACTATTCCTATTGAAAAACGAAAAAGGGCTGTTACTGTATTTGATGAAGTTAAAAAAACAGGCCACCCTGCAAAGTATTTCACCAGTTATGACTTTGGTAGCACACACCGCCATTTTCAAATAGATGTTACCGCAATAATCACGGACGGCGAAGTGATTGGTATTTGTACCGCAACAATAGACATCACGGTGTTAAAAGTGATGGAACTGGAGAGGGAGAGGGTTATACGCCGACTGTTGAAACAAAATCAGGATCTTCAGGACTTCTCATATATCATATCTCACAATGTTCGTGGCCCTCTCTCCTCCCTGATGGGTGTGATCTCACTTTTAAACGATACCGAGAATACAGAAGCCGAAAAACAATTTTTAGTGTCAGCTATAAACGAGTCTGCGCAAAAGCTTGACGTTATAATACATGATATCAACGATATTTTAAACTTAAAAGAAGAGTTGTTAGAGGAGAAGCAGGAACTTTTATTGCAGGACATGGTCAATGATATAATAATGGAGCATGCTGTTCTGATGACAAGTTCTGGTGTGAAAATCAATACTGACTTTTCTAATGCTCCATCTATAAATACTATCCCCTCGGCGTTAAAAAACATTTTTCGTCAACTGATGATCAACGGTATACAGCATCGCCACCCACAACGGGTGCCGTTAATAAGTGTGACGTCGGCAGCAACAATCGATGAAGTGACTATTACTTTCGAAGATCATGGCTGCGGCATAGATTTAAAAAGACATGGAGGGAAGTTATTTAAATTATATGAACCTATAAATATTGATACAGCCGGACGAGGTATGGGGCTTTTTTAA
- a CDS encoding helix-turn-helix domain-containing protein: MEKAISHFDKHAKVFRDQLITVGDLLEFKDLLLSDIKSMLKDQVSGKTKKWLKAMEVRKMLNISHGKLQALRDNGKIPFTKLGKVTYYDADKIEGLMETATVVKF, translated from the coding sequence ATGGAAAAAGCTATTTCACATTTCGATAAACATGCAAAAGTGTTCCGCGACCAATTGATTACAGTTGGTGACCTTTTAGAATTTAAAGACCTTTTGCTATCCGATATTAAATCTATGCTTAAAGACCAGGTGAGTGGGAAAACCAAAAAATGGTTGAAAGCTATGGAGGTTCGCAAGATGCTCAATATATCGCACGGCAAGCTACAGGCTTTGCGGGATAACGGTAAAATCCCTTTTACAAAATTAGGCAAGGTAACTTATTATGATGCCGACAAAATAGAAGGACTGATGGAAACAGCGACGGTTGTTAAGTTTTAA
- a CDS encoding tetratricopeptide repeat protein, whose protein sequence is MQTQLKKALVLVLLCLPGFVMAQNNIQHMADSLLEKLAKTTVDTTRVNLLNELGSVYVNQNNNDNYAEAKSYAQKTLALAEKIKWDKGRMKAEILFARISITTNDYNSAIDHCNSGLLLATRINDRASIGLLNFGFGLAYQGLREPQKALAAYTESLKYLTEKNDSPFMLNILNRIAGIYARQNNFESAIDYYLKAKKLADKSNNPETKAQGNYFLSGMYSRLQEYKKALYYTLEAWKYFGKGDSKSFILTMQTQIGILYDNLKDFKNAMLYFEGSLATANELKIPANIALAKNNIAWSSFEQGNYAKAYPLIKECLEIPGDEANRQSYYNTMGCVLRDAPDTLLQRFGVKPADKYQQAINYFLLSAKSKDLSLKSDNYRDMSIAYERMNKPAEAYNSYKQYIAARDSLKIDEFQQTASRKESQYDFGKKEDSLKYAQTLTNEKLKQQSLLATQRRQALMLNAQQLTLANKQKDIERLNYLKSQVSLQAEQNRRKANMQQLKVSQKDQALAQTTVQLQKAEIRSKQYQSYYFMAGLVILLLLAGFIGLNYYNQRKSNRLLSDANLIITTANKELGEQREEITTQRDRLAETVDELRATQSQLIQSEKMASLGELTAGIAHEIQNPLNFVNNFSEVSTELTAELKDMLQSGNTAEAIELAISLEQNLEKITHHGKRADFIVKGMLQHSRKSTGEKQPTNINILADEFLKLSYHGLRAKDKNFNAEMVTNFETELPKPSIAQQDIGRVLLNLYNNAFYAVEQKQKTAGPGYKPTVEVSTHAKNGWVEVCVKDNGVGIPDVIKEKILQPFFTTKPTGEGTGLGLSISYDIVVKAHNGQITIVSQEGEYTEFKILLPA, encoded by the coding sequence ATGCAAACCCAATTAAAAAAAGCATTGGTATTGGTGCTATTGTGCCTCCCCGGCTTTGTAATGGCACAAAACAATATCCAGCACATGGCCGACTCCCTGCTGGAAAAACTGGCTAAAACAACTGTAGATACCACCAGGGTAAATCTGCTTAACGAGTTAGGTAGTGTTTATGTAAACCAAAACAATAACGACAATTATGCTGAAGCTAAAAGTTACGCGCAAAAAACACTTGCACTGGCCGAAAAAATAAAGTGGGACAAGGGGCGGATGAAGGCGGAAATTTTGTTTGCGCGTATATCAATTACAACCAACGATTATAATAGTGCTATTGATCATTGCAACAGCGGGTTACTTTTGGCCACCCGCATTAATGATAGAGCTAGTATAGGACTTTTGAATTTCGGCTTTGGCTTAGCCTACCAGGGGTTGCGCGAGCCACAAAAGGCCCTTGCAGCTTATACAGAAAGCCTCAAGTATTTAACAGAGAAAAATGATTCGCCTTTTATGTTAAATATTTTGAATCGTATAGCAGGCATATATGCTCGCCAAAATAATTTTGAAAGCGCAATTGATTACTACCTGAAAGCAAAAAAATTAGCCGATAAAAGTAATAACCCTGAAACAAAGGCTCAAGGGAATTATTTTTTAAGCGGCATGTATAGTAGATTACAGGAATACAAAAAAGCACTTTATTATACATTAGAGGCGTGGAAATATTTTGGGAAGGGCGACTCAAAGTCTTTCATTTTAACCATGCAAACACAAATTGGGATATTATATGACAATTTAAAGGATTTTAAGAATGCCATGCTGTATTTCGAAGGCTCGTTGGCAACTGCAAATGAGTTAAAGATACCCGCAAATATAGCACTTGCAAAAAACAACATAGCCTGGTCTAGTTTTGAACAAGGTAATTACGCCAAGGCCTATCCCCTTATTAAAGAGTGCCTTGAAATACCCGGGGACGAAGCAAACAGGCAAAGCTATTATAATACCATGGGCTGTGTGCTTAGGGACGCCCCTGATACCTTATTGCAAAGGTTTGGCGTAAAACCAGCTGATAAATACCAGCAGGCTATTAACTATTTTTTACTATCGGCCAAGAGCAAAGACTTGAGTTTAAAAAGTGATAATTACCGGGATATGAGTATTGCCTATGAGCGTATGAATAAACCCGCCGAAGCTTATAATAGCTATAAACAATATATAGCTGCGCGCGATAGTTTAAAAATAGATGAATTTCAACAGACGGCATCCCGAAAAGAATCGCAATATGATTTTGGTAAAAAGGAAGACTCATTAAAATATGCCCAAACCCTTACCAACGAAAAATTAAAACAGCAAAGCTTACTGGCCACCCAAAGGCGGCAGGCCCTAATGTTGAATGCCCAGCAATTAACCCTTGCTAATAAACAAAAGGATATTGAGCGGTTAAATTATTTAAAATCGCAGGTGAGTTTGCAAGCCGAGCAAAACAGGCGCAAGGCAAACATGCAGCAATTAAAGGTTTCGCAAAAAGACCAGGCGCTGGCACAAACAACAGTACAACTGCAAAAGGCCGAAATACGATCAAAGCAGTATCAAAGCTATTATTTTATGGCAGGGCTTGTTATACTGTTGCTTTTAGCGGGCTTTATAGGGCTTAACTATTACAATCAGCGAAAATCTAACAGGCTGCTGTCTGATGCCAACCTGATAATCACCACGGCTAATAAAGAACTTGGCGAGCAAAGGGAAGAGATAACCACACAGCGTGACCGCCTTGCCGAAACGGTAGACGAGCTAAGGGCAACCCAAAGCCAATTGATACAGTCGGAGAAGATGGCCTCATTAGGCGAGCTTACTGCCGGTATAGCCCACGAGATACAAAACCCGCTTAATTTTGTAAATAATTTTTCGGAGGTGAGTACCGAACTTACGGCCGAGTTGAAAGATATGCTGCAAAGCGGCAATACTGCCGAGGCCATTGAGCTTGCCATTAGCCTGGAACAAAACCTCGAAAAAATCACACATCACGGCAAGCGTGCCGACTTTATTGTAAAAGGCATGCTGCAACACAGCCGCAAAAGTACCGGCGAAAAGCAGCCAACCAACATTAATATTTTAGCCGATGAATTTTTAAAGCTTTCGTACCATGGCCTGCGGGCTAAAGACAAAAACTTTAATGCCGAAATGGTGACCAATTTTGAAACCGAGCTGCCCAAGCCAAGTATTGCACAGCAGGATATTGGGCGGGTATTGCTAAACCTTTATAATAACGCTTTTTATGCGGTAGAGCAAAAGCAAAAAACAGCCGGACCCGGTTACAAGCCAACGGTAGAAGTAAGCACCCATGCCAAAAACGGATGGGTTGAAGTTTGTGTAAAGGATAATGGCGTTGGCATACCCGATGTTATAAAGGAGAAAATATTACAGCCATTTTTTACAACAAAACCTACCGGCGAAGGCACGGGCCTGGGGCTATCTATAAGTTACGACATCGTAGTAAAAGCACATAATGGCCAGATAACAATTGTTAGCCAGGAGGGAGAGTATACTGAGTTTAAGATATTGCTACCAGCATAA
- a CDS encoding DoxX family protein: protein MNVANKVKHWGDSHHPGILDILRIFLGFFLLLKGCAFLANVNYLERILANQQLTTLSEAAIAFIMFVVVMLHIVGGVLIMLGIYTRAAAIAQLPVVIAAMFVINIFKSPFNTDFYALVITLILLLVFIVIGSGTFSLDRWLEDIKAEKAKH from the coding sequence ATGAACGTGGCAAATAAAGTTAAGCACTGGGGTGATAGTCACCATCCGGGCATTTTAGATATCCTGCGGATATTTTTAGGTTTTTTTCTGTTACTAAAAGGATGCGCTTTTTTAGCAAACGTAAACTACCTGGAAAGGATACTTGCCAACCAGCAGTTAACTACACTTTCTGAGGCTGCTATCGCTTTTATTATGTTTGTTGTAGTGATGTTGCATATAGTTGGTGGGGTGCTTATAATGTTGGGTATTTATACGCGCGCGGCTGCCATAGCACAGTTGCCTGTAGTGATAGCTGCCATGTTTGTAATCAATATTTTCAAATCGCCGTTTAACACCGATTTTTACGCCTTGGTTATAACCTTAATACTGCTGTTGGTTTTTATAGTTATAGGTTCGGGTACTTTTTCATTAGACCGCTGGTTAGAAGATATAAAAGCAGAGAAAGCCAAACATTAA
- a CDS encoding TetR/AcrR family transcriptional regulator: MTIAERKAKDKENLKALILDSAKKLFLEKGIEQTTIRNIADAVSYSVGTVYVYYKDKNAILHDLHTQGFIQLGGEMRVLAAVAEPMERLKAMGRIYIDFALKNPDMYDLMFTVKAPMAYLQAEKDDEWNEGKGTFGLLYNTVEQCLDAGYFKGHKAEPLTFAIWSAVHGMCALHLSNRVKAVNLMNPEHAVMDAYQEFILMLNPK, translated from the coding sequence ATGACCATAGCAGAACGTAAAGCAAAAGACAAAGAGAACCTTAAAGCGCTGATCCTTGACAGCGCAAAGAAACTCTTTTTGGAAAAAGGAATCGAACAGACCACGATACGTAATATTGCCGATGCGGTGAGTTATAGTGTAGGTACAGTGTATGTTTACTATAAGGATAAAAACGCCATTCTGCATGACCTGCATACCCAAGGCTTTATACAATTAGGAGGCGAAATGCGGGTATTGGCCGCTGTTGCCGAACCCATGGAGCGTTTGAAAGCAATGGGGAGGATATATATAGATTTCGCGCTTAAAAACCCGGATATGTATGACCTTATGTTTACAGTAAAAGCCCCAATGGCCTATTTACAAGCGGAAAAGGATGATGAATGGAATGAGGGTAAGGGTACTTTTGGACTTTTATATAATACAGTTGAACAGTGCCTGGACGCAGGTTATTTCAAAGGCCATAAGGCCGAACCGCTAACATTTGCCATTTGGAGTGCAGTACACGGGATGTGCGCTTTGCATTTAAGCAATCGTGTGAAAGCGGTTAACCTCATGAATCCTGAGCATGCTGTGATGGATGCTTACCAAGAGTTTATATTAATGCTAAATCCAAAATAA
- a CDS encoding SDR family oxidoreductase — protein sequence MKTYTLITGASTGIGYEIAWQLAGKNQNLILVARSTEKLLQIQQELTSKHGISVEILTRDLSEVSEAVSLYEEVKDRGMLVNGLINNAGSGIYGDFTETSLYEELKMINLNVSALVVLTKLYGADMAARGEGRIMNVASLLSFFHFPYYAVYSATKAFVLAFSQTIASELEEKGVIVTALCPGPVDTPFNTSEMLSTKAYKTNKPASPEIVAKAGVELFMNGKGTKLVGWKNWLIAQLPRITPSFILMKIKMNLAGPQPLKSSL from the coding sequence ATGAAAACTTACACTTTAATTACCGGCGCATCCACAGGGATAGGTTACGAAATAGCCTGGCAACTGGCAGGTAAAAATCAAAACCTTATCCTGGTAGCCAGAAGTACCGAAAAATTGCTGCAAATACAACAAGAACTTACTTCAAAACATGGTATTTCCGTAGAGATATTAACAAGAGATCTCAGCGAAGTAAGTGAGGCAGTTTCACTTTATGAAGAGGTAAAAGACAGGGGCATGCTGGTAAACGGTCTGATCAATAATGCGGGTTCGGGTATATACGGTGACTTTACAGAGACGTCGCTTTACGAGGAATTAAAAATGATCAATCTTAACGTTAGCGCGTTAGTTGTGCTGACTAAGCTATATGGCGCTGATATGGCTGCCCGGGGCGAAGGGCGGATAATGAATGTGGCTTCTCTTTTGTCTTTTTTTCATTTTCCTTATTATGCTGTATACTCCGCAACTAAAGCTTTTGTGCTTGCCTTTTCACAGACGATAGCTTCCGAACTGGAAGAAAAAGGGGTTATAGTAACAGCGCTTTGCCCGGGCCCTGTGGATACACCATTCAATACATCCGAAATGTTGTCGACAAAGGCGTACAAAACTAATAAGCCAGCAAGCCCCGAAATAGTAGCGAAAGCAGGTGTCGAGCTATTTATGAATGGCAAAGGAACCAAACTGGTAGGGTGGAAAAACTGGCTTATCGCCCAATTACCGCGCATTACACCAAGCTTTATACTGATGAAGATCAAAATGAATTTAGCAGGCCCTCAACCTTTAAAATCAAGTTTATGA
- a CDS encoding chloride channel protein translates to MKNKFGFTNTDAIPISPLLNSFEAREGNKKSRYLKGRLLKISFYAVLVAIAISFIAKFLVLLINAVTNLAFYGQFSLAFHSPAGNHLGLWVIVIPAAGGIIVGLMALYGSKAIRGHGIPEAMEQILVNQSKIKPSITFLKPVSSAIAIGTGGPFGAEGPIIATGGALGSTLGQLLKITSSERKIILAAGATAGMSAIFGTPIAAVFLAIELLLFEFSPKAILPVALACITGAAGHHLLFETGPVFAMSNLSTPTNLALAIYSFIGLLIGFLSLALTKAVYFIEDWFEKIPVHWTMWPAIGGLAVGLIGFFYPHTLGVGYDNITGLLSGKLPLAIILALCFFKFLSWAIALGSGTSGGTLAPLLTIGGASGSIISILILNAFPNCGISVTMGALIGMSAMFAGASRAYLTSITFALEATMQSHALLPLLGACTASYLVSFFLMENTIMTEKIARRGVITPDSYEPDILQRVAVAQVMRKGGTLLNDDMSFGQVREWLAVHQSHNANLVFVNHKNEYKGIAKLADVYSADYTDDAEIKKIINADTAFAKDGDMLRNVVEIMAWHKTDTLPVIDNGRAIGIISYADVLTAYKQHAEENEVATTHISLKRQQMKLAVKRRAMRSKAKHKA, encoded by the coding sequence ATGAAAAATAAATTTGGTTTTACAAATACCGATGCCATACCTATATCGCCGTTGTTAAATTCATTTGAGGCCCGCGAAGGCAACAAAAAAAGCAGGTATCTTAAAGGCCGTTTGTTAAAAATTTCGTTTTACGCGGTACTTGTGGCAATCGCTATATCGTTTATTGCCAAGTTTTTGGTATTACTTATAAATGCGGTAACCAACCTGGCGTTTTACGGGCAATTTAGCCTGGCCTTTCACAGCCCGGCGGGTAATCATTTGGGCTTATGGGTAATTGTTATACCGGCAGCAGGGGGTATAATTGTAGGGCTGATGGCATTGTATGGATCAAAGGCTATACGAGGCCACGGCATCCCTGAAGCTATGGAGCAAATACTTGTTAATCAAAGTAAAATAAAGCCTTCTATTACGTTTTTAAAGCCGGTATCGTCGGCTATTGCAATTGGTACCGGCGGGCCATTTGGCGCCGAAGGACCAATTATAGCTACTGGTGGCGCTTTAGGTTCTACATTGGGCCAATTATTAAAGATAACCTCAAGCGAGCGTAAGATCATACTGGCTGCGGGGGCAACGGCGGGTATGTCGGCTATATTTGGCACGCCTATAGCAGCGGTATTTTTAGCAATTGAGCTTTTGTTGTTTGAGTTTTCGCCAAAGGCCATTTTACCTGTAGCGCTTGCCTGTATAACAGGGGCAGCAGGTCACCATCTTTTATTTGAAACAGGGCCGGTATTTGCCATGTCCAACCTATCAACCCCAACAAACCTGGCTTTGGCCATTTATAGCTTTATAGGTTTGCTTATAGGTTTTTTATCCCTGGCTTTAACTAAAGCGGTTTATTTTATTGAAGATTGGTTTGAAAAGATACCTGTGCATTGGACGATGTGGCCCGCCATAGGCGGCCTGGCCGTTGGGCTTATAGGCTTTTTTTACCCGCATACCTTAGGTGTTGGGTATGACAACATTACTGGCCTGCTATCGGGTAAGTTACCGCTTGCTATTATATTGGCCTTATGCTTTTTTAAATTTTTGTCGTGGGCCATTGCTTTGGGTAGCGGTACATCGGGTGGTACTTTGGCCCCTTTGTTAACAATAGGCGGCGCTTCGGGGAGTATCATCAGCATTTTAATACTAAATGCATTTCCAAATTGCGGCATTAGCGTTACCATGGGTGCGTTGATAGGCATGTCGGCAATGTTTGCAGGTGCATCGCGCGCTTATTTAACAAGTATCACCTTTGCGCTTGAGGCTACTATGCAATCGCACGCTTTATTGCCTTTGTTAGGCGCTTGTACGGCCTCTTATCTTGTTTCTTTCTTTTTGATGGAAAACACCATCATGACCGAGAAAATTGCCCGCAGGGGCGTTATTACTCCCGATTCTTATGAACCCGACATACTGCAAAGGGTTGCAGTAGCACAGGTGATGCGCAAAGGCGGCACGCTCTTGAATGACGACATGAGCTTTGGCCAGGTTAGGGAATGGTTAGCTGTACATCAAAGCCATAACGCTAACCTGGTTTTTGTGAACCATAAAAATGAATACAAGGGCATTGCGAAGTTAGCTGATGTATACTCCGCTGACTATACCGACGATGCTGAGATAAAGAAAATTATAAACGCCGATACCGCCTTTGCCAAAGATGGCGACATGTTAAGAAACGTGGTTGAAATTATGGCCTGGCACAAAACAGATACTTTGCCGGTAATAGATAATGGCCGGGCTATAGGTATTATCAGCTACGCAGATGTTTTAACGGCATACAAGCAGCATGCAGAAGAAAATGAAGTGGCAACCACACATATATCTTTAAAGCGCCAGCAAATGAAACTGGCAGTTAAAAGACGCGCCATGCGCAGTAAGGCTAAGCACAAGGCATAA